Below is a genomic region from Echinicola rosea.
CGTTAGCAGCATGATTTTCCGTTCCATCTCAAATCGTTTTGAGGTAAAGCTGTTGCAATGATTTGGCATCGACATCGGTAGTCGAAGTGGAATGTACCATCTCTCCCTCCTTCATAATGCCAATCCTTGAGCCCACATTTACAGCATTGAAAATATCGTGGGTGGCCATAAAAATTGCCGTACCCGCATGGGCAAGCTGCTTACATATAAGCGTAAATTCGTCCGTTGCTTTGGGGTCCAGCCCTGAAGTGGGCTCATCCATAAAGACCACCTCCGCATGCTTTGACAAGGCAATGGCAATCCCTACTTTTTGGCGCATTCCCTTTGAATAGGTGGACAGCGGCCTAGCATGTGCCTGCTGTGGCAAACCTGATTTTTCCAAAAAGTTCATAAGTTCCTTTGCTGAATATCGATAACCGGCCATTCGGCTGAAAAGGTCCAGGTTTTCGGTACCAGAAAGGTTACCGTAAAGCTGTACTACTTCCGGGATATAGGCGATCAATTTGTTGGTATCCGCCATTTGGGTTCCCACCTCCATGTGATTGATCAATGCCTTTCCAGAGGTCGGCTTTAACAATCCCAAAAAAATGTTGATCGTAGTGGTCTTGCCTGCCCCGTTTTGACCGAGCAGACAAAAAATTTCTCCTTTATCAATTTTAAAGTTTAACCCCTTGAGTGCCTGATACTCCCCATAGGTTTTCTTCAAGTCTATCGCTTCTAGCATGTGGATGATTGGTTTACAAATGCAATTACAGCACAAAAGAAGAAAATCAAGACTTTAAATGCAACATTATTGCATTAAAATTGCGCAAAAATTCCCTAAGGTTAATGGTTGAAAAAATAGAATCAGATTTTATTGTAAAATAAAACGTAATAATTGTTCAAATAGATTTTTAACAGAAATGGGTCAATTTTTGACCTTCGCTGTTCACCCTCGTGAAATTCGCATACTATAAAAAACCAAACCGCCAGATACTCGGGTATCTGGCGGCAAAATAATCAGGAAATAATAAGGACTGCTGCTTATTTTAGTCCTATGATTTAAAATCTGACAGTGAGATTGGCGGCAAAATTGGCCGGAGCCTGTGCTACGCCGTAACTGGACCAATACTTCTCATTGGTAAGGTTATTGCCTTTGAGTCCTAACCTCCACGTGGGTTGTTCAAAGAATATGGAAGCATTAAATAATGTATAGGAAGGAACGGCAACCACATTGTCGCTAAACAGGTAATTTTCACCCACCTGATTTCCTCCGACCCCAAACCCAAGGCCCTTGAGTTTTCCTTGGAGCGCATAGGAAAGCCAAAGGTTGGCCACGTTCTCCGGTGCTCCCACTGCCTTGTTCCCCTCGATATCCTCATCGCTGGCCTTCACGATCCTGTTGTCATTATAGGCATAGCCAGCCACGATATTCAACCCGGCAATGGGATTGGCCACCACTTCTATATCTCCCCCCTTGCTTACCTGACGACCATCCTGTTCGATAAATCCATCTGCATTGGTGCGTATGGCATTATCTATGGCAATATGGTAATAGCTTATCGTAGCGGTAAGCCTCTTATCAAATACTTCTGCCTTCAGGCCGCCTTCTGCCTGTTCGGCATATAAAGGATCCAACACCAAGAGGGCCCCATCTGGCTGATTGGCTGGCGCCTGGTTTTGAAACCCGTTCATGTAATTTCCAAATACCGAAACCTGTTCTTTTACCAACTGGTAAATCAACCCGAGTTTTGGAGATAGGGAAGTTTGTTCATAGCCTTCGACTGTTCCATTATCCGGCCTGTAAAAATGATCCAGTCGTAAACTGAGCATCGTGGAAAGGCGGTCCGTCAGTGCTAACACATCCGATGCATAGAGACTATATGTATTGTCGTTGGCTTTGTGCCATCCCGGCCAGTTTCCGGGCACCATATAAGGGTCAAGTTCTTGCTTTCGTAGTACCCTAAAATCCGTGGTTACATCTACGGTATCTATAAATCCAGAAGTGGCAGCCTCACTCCTAGCATCCATAAACCTCAAGCTCGCTCCCACAAGTATTTTGTGACGGATGGTTCCGGTGGCAAATTCCCCATTGATATTTTCTTGGATATTGGTATAGCTGTTATATATCGGTCCCCAATTGCCTATATTTCTGGCCGCCAAACTCGGTGAGAGCCAAGTTGCATAATATTGGTAACTGTGATCAACATCCTCTTCTACATAAGAAAAAAGGGTCGTGGAGGTCCAGTTTTCGGATATTTTGTACTGTGCTTGTGTAAAAATTTTTAGGGATGACGTAGCGGCATTTGCATCTTCATGGAAGAGTGCTTTATTGTAATCGATCAATAATTCATCCGGGCCGGTAATACCGGAGTTTGCACCATACCTTGAATATAGGGTCCTTGTGCTTTTCGCATCGAACAGTTCAGCATCCAAGGTAAAAGAGAGCCTATCGGATGCGATGTGCTTCAGGCTTGGAGAGATCAGAAAGGTATTGTTAAACCCATAATCCAAGAAACGTTTCTGTCGGTTCAATGCAGTGTTCAGCCTGAACAGTGTTTTCTTATCTTTGGTCAAAGGAGTATTGATGTCAGCTGTGATTCGGTGCAAGTTAAAGCTTCCCGTGGTATAGCCTATTTCGGTCAGTTTATCCTCCATTGGCTTTTTAGTGACCAAATTTACCACTCCCCCAAAGGAGCTAACATTACTCCCAAACAAGGTACCTGACGGGCCTTTCAGCACCTCAATTCGCTCAATATTACCGATATCCACGCTGGACCTACCAGTGGATGTCTCCATACCGTTCCTGGAATTGATTCCGATATTGAAGCCCCTGAACGTCGCTGCAAAGCCTCCTGAGGGATAAATAACGGGCACTACCCCTGTCGCATTCCTAACACTCTGGTCGATGTCCGTCAATACCTGTTCCTGTAGGAGTTCCTTGTTCACCACACTGTAAACCTGAGGATTTTCGAGGTTTTCCAAAGGCATGCGTGCCACGTATTCGGTAGCTTTATCGGCAAAACGGTTTACTTTACTATCTGCCACGATTACTTCCTGAAGGTCACTCCCGTTTTCATATAGCAGTATTTTGCCAAGATCCTTTCTTTCACCCGGCTTTAGCGAAACCTGCATACTTCTTCTTCCATAGCTCACGTGGGAGATCTGCAGTTGGTAGTTGCCCGATGGCAAACCTTCTACTATAAACTCCCCACTATCGTCCGTAAGCGCCCCCTTATCCAGTTCCCTAAAATGAACATTTGCGTATGGAATGGGGCGACCGCTTTTGTCAGCGACCTTTCCTTCTACTGATGAAAGCGCTTGTCTGGCGAAAGTTGGGAAACTACAACTCAAGCAGACTATACATAATAAGAAAAGGGCCTTCAGCCTAATATTTGGTTGGAAAAGATACATCATATTTTATTTAGATTAATTAAAATTAATGCAAAAGTAAGCGTTTATTTTTTGTTTGGCTTGGTTCAAAACAAAAACACTCATTGATTTTATCAATGATATTTTTATTTAGATTTAATTTTAATAAATGCTTGATTCAGGAAAACACGACGCTTTAATTTGTGGTCACAACACCCCCAATCTACTATAACCCTTCCTACCATATGTTCCTTAGAAATAAAAAGAGCAATCCAAAGCCAGCCCCTACTTTCCAATCGGAAAAGGAGTTTGAGGAGATCTATAAAAGGTATTCCAAGCCAATGATATCGATGGCATATAATCGTACAGGAGATAAGGAAGTAGCCAAAGAGATCGTACAGGACGTATTTCTTTCACTTTGGAAACGCCGTGAAGAGGTAAGGATAAGAGGCTCCATCAAAAACTACCTTTTGAGGGCTGTAAAACTGGAAATAATAGATTACTACCGTAAAAAAAGCAGAAAAGAGAAGCACCAACATTATCTTACTGAAAATGCGTGCCAATCGTCTCGCTCCACCGAACAAACAATCCTATTCAATGAATTGAACCTGAGGATCTCGGCCATGGTGGACAAACTTCCTGCCCAATGTCGGGAAGTGTACCTGTTGAGCCGGGAAAAAGGCCTTAACAACAAAGAAATCGCCCTGTCCATGGCCGTTACCGAGAAAACTGTAGAATCCCACCTTACCAAAGCCCTCAAATTCCTCCGCTCCAGCATCACCATCTGTACAGATTGATTCCTTTCTCTTCCATGAAAACGAAACCATTGGCTGCTGCCGTCCACATTTAAAAAAAAAAATTACTTTTTTTAAATGTGGACTCAGGGTAAACCATCGAATGAACGGCTATACTTTTAATTGGGTCAAAAACCGTAACCGAAATGAACATTACAAATGACTTATTGGACAGGTATAGCCGCAACCTGTGCTCGCCCGGTGAACGGGCATTGGTGGAGGCTTGGCTGGATTCCACCCATGACGAAACTTTCCACCTCACGGAATTGGAGCTCCAGTCCATGGATTCCGAGGTGTGGGACAAACTGAACCAAGGAATGCATTCCAAGAAGGACGTTCCCATGTACCGCACCTTTCTCCGTTACGCAGCAGGGGTTGCATTAGCTGCTGGCCTTGTTTCGGCTTCTTTTTGGTCAGGATATAGCATGCGACCCAAAGCCCTAACCGGGACTGCAGTAAAAGACAGCCATACGGCCTCGACTATAGACAATATGCTCTACCTGAGCAATAATCCGGGCATCTCCAAAAGGGTTTCTGCCAACAGTTGCGAACTACGCTTTCAGGGAGTGTTAAGGGTGTATAATAATTCCCCTTCTCCAAAGCTGGTAACCTGTGGTGGAAAGACCCTCTCCGCTTCTCCCGGCAAGGCCACCTATTACCTCAACACCAAGCTTCATGGCTTTAGGGAAATCAATATGCAATCTGGTGAAATGCTGTTTTATGAAAACCAACTTAAGAAATCTTCCATTAGTATATGCGTCTAATGATTAAAAGAAGCCTCCTTCTTATATTACTCCTATACCAGGCGCTGCTCCAGGGAAATGCCCAAGACCATTCTACTACATTGATCGGGACGGTGCACTTAGAGAGCGGTCCTCCCCTTCCTGGCGTGATCATCAGAATAGAAGGCACCCAACTGGGATCCATATCAAATGAACATGGCCAGTTTGAGATTGATGGTATCAGTCCGGGAACATACACCGTATCCTGTCAGGCCATGGGCTACGCCCCGCAAAGCAAGGAAGTCAATTTCATTCTGGGCAAGGCCGTTTCCCTTGACTTTTACATGACCGAAAGTGCCCAGCAACTAGGTGAAGTGACTGTGATGGGCAAAACCGAATCGACCTTGCTACGGGAATCCTCCAAGGCAGTCACGGTAGTAGATACCAAAGAAGCAAAACTCCAAACGGCCGATCTCGGTGAAGTGCTCAACACCGTATCGGGCGTAAATGTACGACGATCGGGAGGGTTGGGCTCGGAAAACCGTTTTTCCCTCAACGGCCTCACTGATGACCAAATCCGCTTTATGCTGGACGGCATACCGTTGGACATTATGGGCTATAGCTCCGGAATCGCCAATGTGCCTGTAAATTTAATTGAGCGGGCAGAAATCTATAAAGGAGTAGTCCCCGTAGATCTGGGAGCCGATGCACTTGGAGGAGCCGTGAACCTGGTATCCAATGGCAGCAGCGACATTAGCCAAGGGGCCGTATCTTATCAGGTAGGTTCCTTTGGCACCCAACGGGTCTCACTGGAGGCACAGCGTAAAACCAATGCAAAAGGGTTCTTTGTTCGTGGTAGCGGTTACTATGACTACGCGAAGAACAATTACCTCGTAGATGTGGAAATTGTGGGAGACGGGGGAAAACTGCACGATGCTACTGTGCCCCGGTTTCACGATTCATACCGAAGCTACGGCCTACGGGGAACGGTTGGCCTGGCAAACCAAAAATGGGCAGATGAAATTTCATTGGAGGCTTTTGCCAACCACACTGCCCGGGATATCCAAAACAACAACGTCATGTCCATTGTTTACGGAGAGGTTACCAGCCAGAACACCAACCAAGGTGCCTTGTTGCGCTATCGAAAAGAAATCGCCAAGCGCCTTCGCATCAACTTTGCCAGCGGATATACCTATGACCAGGTGCACTTTTTAGATACCAGTCGGTACATCTATACCTGGACAGGAGATGTGGTCAGGGAAGCAAACGGGGCACCAAGAGAACGCTCCCCGGGGGAGCTCGGACAAGCAACCGACCGCCTCATATGGGACCATAATACCTATGCACGGCTCAGTATGGAGTATCAACTGGGAGCAAGGCACCTTTTACGGGCTTCCTCGGCCCCCACCTATGTCTCCCGGTCTGGTAACGAAAGATGGAACGAAGAAGATGAAACCATCGACCCACTCCATGAGATAAACACGCTGTTTACATGGGTAAACGGACTAGAACACCGCTTCAACTCGGCTGATGAAAAATTGGAAAACAGCTTCTTTGTTAAGCATTATTTCCAAGCTGTCCGCGCAGAAGAGCCTACGTCCACCCTTGGAGTCACCAGAAACATGGACCGGGAGTCAAACAATTTTGGTATTGGTAACAGTCTTCGCTTTCACTTGCATCCACGGTGGATGCTAAAGGCATCCTACGAATGGGCCACGCGATTGCCACGGTCAGGAGAGATTTTTGGCAACGGCAGGTTGATTCTGCCCAATCTTTCCTTGAAGCCTGAAAGAAGCCATAATGCTAACCTGGCCATTCATTTCTCCAGTTCCCAGGACGCTCATGAATCGTGGAAGCTTTCCTTAAATGGATTTTTGCGCGGCACCGACCAACTTATCTTACTATTGGGTAATAATGAGGTTTTCAGCTATCAGAACGTTTTTGCAGCCCGGTCGCTAGGTGTTGAATTCAACGGGTCTTGGCAGTCTTCCAACAAACGTCTGCAGGTCACCGCCAACACCACTGTTCAGGATTTCAGAAACCAAAGCTCAAAGGGAGATTTTGGCCCTTATGCAGGAGATCGCATCCCCAATAGGCCCTATTTCTTTATCAATAACAGTGTAGGCTATCATTTCCCAGAGCTGTTTACCAATGGAGGGAATCTGCACATATTCCTTAAAAACCGTTATGTCCACGAGTTTTACAAGGGCTGGGAAAGTGTGGGGCTAAAGAAATTCAAGGCCATTATCCCTACACAATTTATCCAACATGCAGGCGCCACTTATCAAATGCCCCTAAAAGGACTACAAACTTCCCTGACCGCAGAGGTCCACAACCTCACCAATTCGGAGGTCTATGATTTCTTTGGCGTCCAAAAACCGGGAAGGGCCTACTATTTGAAATTGACCACCTCATTTTAAACCAATAAATGTTCATTTAATCAATATGTATAAAATGTATTTATCAATGACAAACAAAAGTAACGTAGCCTCCCGCTACAAAAACCAATTTATTCGTCTATTTGCGGTAATGCTCTCGCTTGCCGTATTTTCCTGTAACGAAGATGAACCCGAAAACAATGGTACCGATCCCGAAGAAGGAGGCGATCTCTATGCTATATTTTACCGGGTAAACACTCCTGATGGGAGATTGCATTATACCACGCTGGTCGAAGACCTGATGACCAGTGAAGTGGATCCCTCCAATGCCATCGAAACTTCCGGCAATGCTCGGTTTTTCGCTCCTGAATCCAAAAATTACTTTACCATTGCCGACCCTGCAGACTACAGCTTCACCCGTTATGACATCACAGAGGACAACGAAATTTGGGAAGGGGATCGTTTCTCCATGGCCAATGAAGGGGTGACCGATCTTCAAAACCGGAACATTTTCCTCAGTGAAACAAAAGCTTATTATATCGACTACACCCAAGGACAGATCATCGT
It encodes:
- a CDS encoding TonB-dependent receptor, with protein sequence MIKRSLLLILLLYQALLQGNAQDHSTTLIGTVHLESGPPLPGVIIRIEGTQLGSISNEHGQFEIDGISPGTYTVSCQAMGYAPQSKEVNFILGKAVSLDFYMTESAQQLGEVTVMGKTESTLLRESSKAVTVVDTKEAKLQTADLGEVLNTVSGVNVRRSGGLGSENRFSLNGLTDDQIRFMLDGIPLDIMGYSSGIANVPVNLIERAEIYKGVVPVDLGADALGGAVNLVSNGSSDISQGAVSYQVGSFGTQRVSLEAQRKTNAKGFFVRGSGYYDYAKNNYLVDVEIVGDGGKLHDATVPRFHDSYRSYGLRGTVGLANQKWADEISLEAFANHTARDIQNNNVMSIVYGEVTSQNTNQGALLRYRKEIAKRLRINFASGYTYDQVHFLDTSRYIYTWTGDVVREANGAPRERSPGELGQATDRLIWDHNTYARLSMEYQLGARHLLRASSAPTYVSRSGNERWNEEDETIDPLHEINTLFTWVNGLEHRFNSADEKLENSFFVKHYFQAVRAEEPTSTLGVTRNMDRESNNFGIGNSLRFHLHPRWMLKASYEWATRLPRSGEIFGNGRLILPNLSLKPERSHNANLAIHFSSSQDAHESWKLSLNGFLRGTDQLILLLGNNEVFSYQNVFAARSLGVEFNGSWQSSNKRLQVTANTTVQDFRNQSSKGDFGPYAGDRIPNRPYFFINNSVGYHFPELFTNGGNLHIFLKNRYVHEFYKGWESVGLKKFKAIIPTQFIQHAGATYQMPLKGLQTSLTAEVHNLTNSEVYDFFGVQKPGRAYYLKLTTSF
- a CDS encoding TonB-dependent receptor; translation: MMYLFQPNIRLKALFLLCIVCLSCSFPTFARQALSSVEGKVADKSGRPIPYANVHFRELDKGALTDDSGEFIVEGLPSGNYQLQISHVSYGRRSMQVSLKPGERKDLGKILLYENGSDLQEVIVADSKVNRFADKATEYVARMPLENLENPQVYSVVNKELLQEQVLTDIDQSVRNATGVVPVIYPSGGFAATFRGFNIGINSRNGMETSTGRSSVDIGNIERIEVLKGPSGTLFGSNVSSFGGVVNLVTKKPMEDKLTEIGYTTGSFNLHRITADINTPLTKDKKTLFRLNTALNRQKRFLDYGFNNTFLISPSLKHIASDRLSFTLDAELFDAKSTRTLYSRYGANSGITGPDELLIDYNKALFHEDANAATSSLKIFTQAQYKISENWTSTTLFSYVEEDVDHSYQYYATWLSPSLAARNIGNWGPIYNSYTNIQENINGEFATGTIRHKILVGASLRFMDARSEAATSGFIDTVDVTTDFRVLRKQELDPYMVPGNWPGWHKANDNTYSLYASDVLALTDRLSTMLSLRLDHFYRPDNGTVEGYEQTSLSPKLGLIYQLVKEQVSVFGNYMNGFQNQAPANQPDGALLVLDPLYAEQAEGGLKAEVFDKRLTATISYYHIAIDNAIRTNADGFIEQDGRQVSKGGDIEVVANPIAGLNIVAGYAYNDNRIVKASDEDIEGNKAVGAPENVANLWLSYALQGKLKGLGFGVGGNQVGENYLFSDNVVAVPSYTLFNASIFFEQPTWRLGLKGNNLTNEKYWSSYGVAQAPANFAANLTVRF
- a CDS encoding RNA polymerase sigma-70 factor, with translation MFLRNKKSNPKPAPTFQSEKEFEEIYKRYSKPMISMAYNRTGDKEVAKEIVQDVFLSLWKRREEVRIRGSIKNYLLRAVKLEIIDYYRKKSRKEKHQHYLTENACQSSRSTEQTILFNELNLRISAMVDKLPAQCREVYLLSREKGLNNKEIALSMAVTEKTVESHLTKALKFLRSSITICTD
- a CDS encoding ABC transporter ATP-binding protein; its protein translation is MLEAIDLKKTYGEYQALKGLNFKIDKGEIFCLLGQNGAGKTTTINIFLGLLKPTSGKALINHMEVGTQMADTNKLIAYIPEVVQLYGNLSGTENLDLFSRMAGYRYSAKELMNFLEKSGLPQQAHARPLSTYSKGMRQKVGIAIALSKHAEVVFMDEPTSGLDPKATDEFTLICKQLAHAGTAIFMATHDIFNAVNVGSRIGIMKEGEMVHSTSTTDVDAKSLQQLYLKTI